A part of Populus alba chromosome 8, ASM523922v2, whole genome shotgun sequence genomic DNA contains:
- the LOC118056443 gene encoding EPIDERMAL PATTERNING FACTOR-like protein 5 translates to MTLLRHRHHFLSTLTFFTFLLFLSAPATTLSQLGSGVLQQGGEGRGKGGGLRAFQRVLTQKRLVGPGSSPPSCRSKCGKCSPCKAVHVAIQPGLSMPLEYYPEAWRCKCGNELFMP, encoded by the exons ATGACCCTACTACGCCACCGTCACCACTTCTTATCAACACTCACattcttcacttttcttttatttttatctgccCCAGCTACCACACTCTCCCAACTAG GTAGTGGAGTACTTCAGCagggaggggaggggaggggaaaGGGAGGTGGGTTAAGGGCTTTTCAGCGAGTTCTGACTCAGAAGCGACTCGTTGGACCAGGTTCTTCACCACCTTCATGTAGATCCAAGTGTGGAAAGTGCTCGCCATGTAAAGCAGTTCACGTGGCAATTCAACCTGGTTTGAGTATGCCATTAGAGTATTATCCAGAGGCTTGGAGATGTAAGTGTGGCAACGAGCTTTTTATGCCTTAA